The following are encoded together in the bacterium genome:
- the dcm gene encoding DNA (cytosine-5-)-methyltransferase, translating into MSEVAKKAARRPPRKSAPATGAQLPLRQVLPPDVPPSTPPRHRQSLQAVGLFAGVGGIEFGLHSAGHRTLLLCENDPGASEVLKVRFPNTPQHQDVRTLSALPKEVDLVAAGFPCQDLSQAGSTRGISGSRSGLVGEVFRLLEQRRVDWVLLENVPFMLQLASGHALDVIVSQLERLGYAWAYRTVDTRAFGLPQRRERVFLLATNQGDPRTVLFADDAGEPALPEYRSGAAFGFYWTEGVRGLGAAVDAVPTLKGGSTIGIPSPPAILMPNGDVVKPDIRDAERLQGFPADWTQPACSIVKPGHRWKLVGNSVTVDVARWIGERLAVPGVYDGSWDARILPGAPWPRSAWNLGEGRYTAQLSTWPFQRPIIRLAEFLQYPTTPLSSKATAGFLTRAGRGSLRFPTGFLAAIQTHLSRMEASNAGEPPRRANRDKRARTDRTTASATSIQA; encoded by the coding sequence ATGAGTGAGGTCGCGAAGAAGGCGGCGCGCAGACCCCCCAGAAAAAGCGCACCTGCGACGGGAGCTCAGTTGCCTCTTCGCCAAGTCCTCCCGCCGGATGTGCCGCCATCAACCCCGCCGCGACACCGGCAGTCGCTCCAGGCGGTCGGACTGTTCGCTGGAGTCGGCGGTATCGAGTTCGGGCTGCACTCGGCGGGGCATCGAACCCTTCTTCTCTGCGAGAACGATCCCGGCGCGAGTGAGGTCCTCAAAGTCCGATTTCCGAACACGCCTCAGCATCAAGACGTCCGAACACTCTCTGCTCTCCCCAAGGAAGTCGATTTGGTGGCGGCTGGCTTCCCTTGTCAGGATTTGAGCCAGGCCGGCAGCACCAGAGGGATCTCGGGGTCGCGGTCGGGGCTCGTCGGGGAGGTCTTCCGGCTACTCGAACAACGCCGTGTCGATTGGGTATTACTCGAGAATGTCCCGTTCATGCTCCAGCTCGCATCCGGTCATGCGCTCGACGTTATCGTTAGCCAGCTAGAGCGCCTCGGCTATGCTTGGGCCTACCGAACGGTCGACACGCGGGCGTTCGGTCTCCCCCAGCGCCGGGAGCGCGTATTCCTCCTAGCCACGAACCAAGGGGACCCCAGGACTGTATTGTTCGCCGATGACGCTGGAGAGCCCGCCCTTCCCGAGTACCGGTCCGGCGCAGCATTCGGCTTCTACTGGACGGAAGGAGTTCGCGGTCTGGGCGCTGCAGTCGATGCCGTACCCACATTGAAGGGTGGATCGACGATCGGCATCCCATCGCCTCCTGCCATCCTGATGCCGAACGGAGATGTTGTGAAGCCCGACATCCGAGACGCGGAGCGGCTGCAGGGATTCCCCGCGGACTGGACGCAACCCGCGTGTAGCATTGTAAAGCCCGGCCACCGATGGAAGCTGGTAGGGAACTCCGTAACGGTCGACGTCGCAAGGTGGATCGGTGAGCGCTTGGCAGTGCCGGGCGTCTACGATGGCTCTTGGGACGCGCGAATCCTCCCAGGGGCCCCCTGGCCTCGGTCGGCTTGGAATCTCGGGGAGGGCAGATACACAGCGCAGTTGTCGACTTGGCCCTTCCAACGGCCAATCATCCGGCTCGCCGAATTTCTCCAGTACCCGACAACGCCTCTCTCCTCCAAGGCAACCGCGGGATTCTTGACACGAGCCGGAAGAGGGTCACTCCGTTTTCCCACAGGGTTCCTCGCCGCCATCCAAACGCACCTGAGCAGGATGGAAGCTAGCAACGCCGGGGAACCTCCCCGCCGTGCGAACCGTGACAAGCGTGCACGCACCGATCGAACCACGGCTTCGGCGACGTCGATCCAAGCCTGA
- the vsr gene encoding DNA mismatch endonuclease Vsr, protein MEPRLRRRRSKPEDEPRDPSRRGLESDTATSQRLRAIPRQGTRTERAVRRLLHEAGLRFRIENGDLPGSPDVANRRNRWAVFVHGCFWHHHVGCPRATVPKRNADFWKAKFAANRARDERAVRYLHNGDYYVLTLWECEVSNQARLRQRLSDLFHYARGKRAS, encoded by the coding sequence ATCGAACCACGGCTTCGGCGACGTCGATCCAAGCCTGAGGACGAACCGCGAGATCCGTCCCGACGAGGCCTCGAATCAGATACCGCAACATCCCAGAGGCTTCGGGCGATCCCGCGTCAGGGAACGCGGACCGAACGAGCCGTGCGTCGACTGCTCCACGAAGCTGGGCTCCGGTTCCGGATTGAGAACGGCGATCTACCAGGCTCGCCCGATGTTGCGAACCGACGTAATCGTTGGGCGGTCTTCGTCCACGGTTGCTTCTGGCATCACCATGTCGGATGCCCTCGGGCAACGGTCCCCAAGCGCAACGCGGACTTCTGGAAGGCAAAGTTCGCGGCCAACCGCGCTCGCGATGAGAGAGCGGTTCGGTACCTCCATAACGGAGATTACTACGTTCTGACCCTGTGGGAATGCGAGGTCAGCAATCAAGCCAGACTCCGTCAACGGTTGAGCGATCTATTCCACTACGCTCGCGGGAAGCGGGCCTCGTAA
- a CDS encoding radical SAM protein, with the protein MARAHAGVAGDGIFQVHPTRRCNLACAHCYSASSPRERDQLAPAAVAAAIVDAAALGFGIVSLSGGEPLLYDGLDEILAAAERVGSRVNLVSNGALIATARYARAAGRFGVVALSLDGLAARHDRIRGARHSFAQVQRAAALLRAAGQPFGVIHTLCAESLSELEDVAALASEWGATLLQLHPFEPAGRGAAATAMTALDAQQRLDALLLAAVLGDAHPRLRIQLDLVHRLVARRAPAALHGAPLRAPQAPRILVLEPDGVVVPLTYGLDRAWAVVDIGRQRLADAWPDFATGRWPLLRRRLRRACLATARGRHGEVVDWHALVRQYARPDACWPFPAAAADAMDTAPDPQGQPSAPPSRSAAICSQS; encoded by the coding sequence ATGGCGCGCGCGCACGCCGGGGTGGCCGGCGACGGGATCTTCCAGGTGCATCCGACCCGCCGCTGCAACCTGGCGTGCGCGCACTGCTACTCGGCCTCGTCACCACGCGAGCGCGACCAACTGGCGCCGGCGGCGGTGGCGGCGGCGATCGTCGACGCGGCGGCGCTCGGATTCGGCATCGTCTCGCTCTCCGGCGGCGAGCCGCTCCTCTACGACGGCCTCGACGAGATCCTCGCGGCCGCCGAACGGGTCGGCAGCCGGGTCAACCTGGTGAGCAACGGCGCCCTGATCGCGACCGCCCGCTACGCCCGCGCCGCCGGCCGCTTCGGCGTCGTGGCGCTCAGCCTCGACGGCCTGGCGGCGCGCCACGATCGCATTCGCGGCGCTCGCCACTCCTTCGCGCAGGTGCAGCGGGCGGCGGCGCTGCTGCGCGCCGCCGGGCAGCCGTTCGGCGTCATCCACACGCTGTGCGCCGAATCGCTGTCCGAGCTCGAGGACGTCGCCGCCCTGGCCAGCGAGTGGGGCGCGACGCTGTTGCAACTGCACCCCTTCGAGCCGGCGGGTCGCGGCGCCGCGGCGACGGCGATGACCGCGCTCGACGCGCAGCAGCGGCTCGACGCGCTGCTCCTCGCCGCGGTGCTCGGCGACGCCCATCCGCGCCTGCGTATCCAGCTCGACCTCGTGCATCGGCTGGTGGCCCGCCGCGCCCCGGCAGCGCTCCACGGCGCGCCCCTGCGGGCGCCGCAGGCGCCGCGCATCCTGGTGCTCGAGCCGGACGGCGTCGTCGTGCCGCTCACCTACGGGCTCGACCGCGCCTGGGCGGTGGTCGACATCGGCCGCCAGCGCCTTGCCGACGCGTGGCCGGACTTCGCCACCGGGCGCTGGCCACTGCTGCGCCGTCGACTGCGCCGCGCCTGCCTCGCCACGGCGCGCGGCCGCCACGGCGAGGTCGTCGACTGGCACGCTCTGGTGCGCCAGTACGCGCGCCCCGACGCCTGCTGGCCGTTCCCCGCCGCCGCGGCCGATGCCATGGACACCGCGCCGGATCCGCAAGGTCAGCCGAGCGCGCCGCCCTCGCGCAGCGCCGCGATCTGTTCCCAGTCGTAG
- a CDS encoding nuclear transport factor 2 family protein, producing MSSAELAFAEQFAAAWAAPTAERLVALLTDDVVLYQPHRPPLRGRPAALAEFQRLFRWLPALRGEVHRAGGGDGVVFVEWTMRFPLGGSVVRIPAVDRFLLRDGLGAERTVYFDQLPLIAGVLRHPSAWPGYVRYRFR from the coding sequence GTGAGCAGCGCCGAACTGGCGTTCGCGGAGCAGTTCGCCGCCGCTTGGGCGGCGCCGACGGCGGAGCGGCTGGTGGCGCTGCTCACCGACGACGTCGTGCTCTACCAGCCGCACCGGCCGCCGCTGCGCGGGCGGCCGGCCGCGCTGGCGGAGTTTCAGCGCCTGTTCCGCTGGTTGCCGGCGCTGCGCGGCGAGGTCCACCGCGCCGGCGGCGGCGACGGCGTGGTCTTCGTCGAGTGGACGATGCGCTTTCCGCTCGGCGGCTCGGTGGTGCGGATCCCCGCCGTCGATCGCTTCCTCCTCCGCGACGGCCTCGGTGCCGAGCGCACCGTCTACTTCGACCAACTGCCCCTGATCGCCGGCGTGCTGCGCCACCCGTCGGCGTGGCCGGGGTACGTCCGCTACCGCTTCCGGTGA
- a CDS encoding molybdopterin-dependent oxidoreductase: MRRTVFRACTLCEASCGLTFEVEGDRVVSVRPDDDDVLSRGYACPKGIASADVHHDPDRLRQPLIRQPDGSFRPASWEAALALVAERLRAVRAAHGADATAVYIGNPIVHNHGALMVRAGLLRAIGSRNCMSAGSQDTSPRFATSWYLYGSSLSIPIPDVDRTQYLLVVGANPVVSNGSFLSAPNMRARLRAIRARGGRVVVVDPRRSETARAADEHVAIRPGADAMLLLAMVQVLAARGRIDREALARASVGWDAVAAELPRFTPQRVAAHAGVDAAIIERLALEFAGAPSAVAYSRVGVCNSAFGTLATYATDLLNLAAGRLGAAGGALFASPAIDVVELVRLMGGDGHGRWRSRVRGLPETLGDLPASVLAEEIETPGPGQVRALLCYAGNPVLSTPNGRRVSAALARLDFMVAIDIYLNETTRHAHVILPPAWSLGEEHVDVMFANFFARNVARWSPAVFARGPEERADWEILLEIAERLGGGPTGRPFVDRLFRLGKRLGLGWTPERMAALALRGGRHGDRFLPWRRGLNRRRLAAAPHGIDLGPLETGAARRIFHADRRVHLDAPPLLGALRDLARQTAAPPPADELLLIGRREIRTNNSWMHNVQAMVAGRERCTLLVHPDDARRAGVADGELALLESRVHSGAVAVQLSDDMRPGVVSLPHGWGHADAAPWQSVAGRRPGVSANDWTDDQVVEAVVGQSVLNGVPVRLHRLGAQSAAAS; encoded by the coding sequence ATGCGCCGAACCGTCTTCCGCGCCTGCACGCTGTGCGAGGCCTCGTGCGGCCTCACGTTCGAGGTCGAGGGCGACCGCGTCGTCTCGGTGCGCCCCGACGACGACGACGTGCTCTCGCGCGGCTACGCCTGCCCGAAGGGCATCGCCAGCGCCGACGTCCACCACGATCCCGACCGCCTGCGCCAGCCGCTGATCCGGCAGCCGGACGGCTCGTTCCGGCCGGCGAGCTGGGAGGCCGCGCTGGCGCTGGTCGCCGAGCGGCTGCGCGCCGTGCGCGCGGCGCACGGCGCCGACGCGACCGCGGTCTACATCGGCAATCCCATCGTCCACAACCACGGCGCCCTGATGGTGCGCGCCGGCCTGCTGCGCGCCATCGGCTCGCGCAACTGCATGAGCGCCGGCTCGCAGGACACCAGCCCGCGCTTCGCGACCTCGTGGTACCTGTACGGCAGCTCGCTGTCGATTCCGATCCCCGACGTGGACCGGACGCAGTATCTGCTGGTGGTCGGCGCCAATCCGGTGGTCTCCAACGGCAGCTTCCTCAGCGCCCCCAACATGCGCGCCCGCCTGCGCGCCATCCGCGCCCGCGGCGGCCGGGTCGTGGTGGTGGACCCGCGGCGCAGCGAGACGGCGCGCGCCGCCGACGAGCACGTCGCCATCCGTCCCGGCGCCGACGCCATGCTGCTGCTCGCCATGGTGCAGGTGCTGGCGGCGCGCGGGCGCATCGACCGCGAGGCGCTGGCGCGCGCCAGCGTCGGCTGGGACGCGGTGGCGGCGGAGCTGCCGCGCTTCACGCCGCAACGGGTCGCGGCGCACGCCGGCGTCGACGCGGCGATCATCGAGCGCCTGGCCCTGGAGTTCGCCGGCGCGCCGTCGGCGGTCGCCTACTCGCGCGTCGGCGTCTGCAACAGCGCCTTCGGAACGCTCGCCACCTACGCCACCGACCTGCTCAACCTCGCCGCCGGCCGGCTGGGCGCCGCGGGCGGCGCGCTCTTCGCCAGCCCGGCGATCGACGTCGTCGAGCTGGTGCGCCTGATGGGCGGCGACGGTCACGGCCGCTGGCGCAGCCGCGTCCGCGGCCTGCCCGAGACGCTCGGCGATCTGCCGGCCTCGGTGCTGGCGGAGGAGATCGAGACGCCGGGGCCGGGCCAGGTACGGGCGCTGCTCTGCTACGCCGGCAACCCGGTGCTGTCGACACCCAACGGCCGGCGCGTCTCGGCGGCGCTGGCGCGGCTCGATTTCATGGTGGCGATCGACATCTACCTCAACGAGACGACGCGCCACGCGCACGTCATCCTGCCGCCCGCCTGGAGCCTCGGCGAGGAGCACGTCGACGTGATGTTCGCCAACTTCTTCGCCCGCAACGTCGCCCGCTGGTCGCCGGCGGTCTTCGCGCGCGGGCCCGAGGAGCGCGCCGACTGGGAGATCCTGCTCGAGATCGCCGAGCGCCTGGGCGGCGGCCCGACCGGACGGCCGTTCGTCGATCGCCTGTTCCGCCTCGGCAAGCGCCTCGGCCTCGGCTGGACGCCGGAACGGATGGCGGCGCTGGCGCTGCGCGGCGGCCGCCACGGCGACCGCTTCCTCCCCTGGCGGCGCGGGCTCAACCGGCGGCGGCTCGCGGCGGCGCCGCACGGCATCGATCTCGGGCCGCTGGAGACCGGCGCGGCGCGCCGCATCTTCCACGCCGATCGCCGCGTCCATCTCGACGCGCCACCGCTGCTCGGGGCGCTGCGCGACCTGGCGCGCCAGACCGCGGCACCGCCCCCGGCGGACGAGCTGCTGCTCATCGGCCGGCGCGAGATCCGCACCAACAACTCCTGGATGCACAACGTGCAGGCGATGGTCGCCGGGCGCGAGCGCTGCACGCTGCTCGTGCATCCCGACGACGCGCGCCGCGCCGGCGTCGCCGACGGCGAGCTGGCGCTGCTCGAGAGCCGCGTGCATTCGGGAGCCGTCGCGGTGCAGCTCAGCGACGACATGCGGCCGGGCGTCGTCAGCCTGCCGCACGGCTGGGGCCACGCCGACGCGGCGCCGTGGCAGTCCGTCGCGGGGCGCCGGCCGGGCGTGTCGGCGAACGACTGGACCGACGACCAGGTGGTCGAGGCCGTGGTCGGGCAATCGGTGCTGAACGGCGTTCCCGTCCGCCTGCACCGCCTGGGGGCGCAATCGGCGGCGGCGTCGTGA
- a CDS encoding nuclear transport factor 2 family protein, giving the protein MSDRRHLRALVEGYARAKCRADVDGALAFCHPDFQLETVGFGLASRDRAETAAHLRAFFRVFPDYGVTVDEMTFAARAVACWGTARMTMRGDLPAVPASGRTASLPFVSTFAVADGLLVGERFFFDLATLCDQLGVSLVAVREALHLLRAARPA; this is encoded by the coding sequence ATGTCCGATCGCAGACACCTGCGGGCGCTGGTCGAGGGCTACGCCCGCGCCAAGTGCCGGGCCGACGTCGACGGCGCGCTCGCCTTCTGCCACCCCGACTTCCAGCTCGAGACCGTCGGCTTCGGCCTCGCGTCGCGCGACCGAGCCGAGACCGCCGCGCACCTGCGCGCGTTCTTCCGGGTGTTCCCGGATTACGGCGTGACGGTGGACGAGATGACCTTCGCCGCGCGCGCCGTTGCCTGCTGGGGGACGGCGCGGATGACGATGCGCGGCGACCTGCCGGCCGTTCCGGCCAGCGGACGCACGGCATCGCTGCCGTTCGTCAGCACCTTTGCGGTCGCCGACGGTCTGCTCGTCGGCGAGCGCTTCTTCTTCGACCTCGCGACGCTGTGCGACCAGCTTGGCGTCTCGCTCGTCGCCGTCCGCGAGGCGCTCCACCTGTTGCGCGCCGCGCGCCCCGCCTGA
- a CDS encoding PaaI family thioesterase produces the protein MEPQRLDEIRSLVETFIVGAPYARRLGVCLEELVERDRVRVRLPYVEDNTTIADMVHGGAIASLVDVAATAACWASPRVEPGARGTTIGFSINFLAAGRGQDLVATAAVIQRGASIAVCDVAVHGIDGTLAARATVTYKVASAPAR, from the coding sequence ATGGAGCCACAACGGCTGGATGAGATCAGGAGCCTGGTCGAGACCTTCATCGTCGGCGCGCCGTACGCGCGGCGGCTCGGGGTGTGTCTCGAGGAGTTGGTCGAGCGGGATCGCGTGCGGGTGCGGTTGCCGTATGTCGAGGACAACACGACCATCGCCGACATGGTGCACGGCGGCGCGATCGCCTCGCTGGTCGACGTCGCCGCCACCGCCGCGTGCTGGGCGAGCCCGCGGGTCGAGCCCGGGGCGCGCGGCACGACCATCGGCTTCTCGATCAACTTCCTCGCCGCGGGTCGCGGACAGGACCTGGTCGCCACGGCGGCGGTGATCCAGCGCGGCGCCTCGATCGCGGTGTGCGACGTCGCCGTGCACGGGATCGACGGCACGCTGGCGGCGCGCGCCACCGTCACCTACAAGGTCGCGTCGGCGCCGGCGCGCTGA
- a CDS encoding PLP-dependent aminotransferase family protein, translating to MHSLWLRLDGEGPRFRQLYRALRAAIVDGTLAPGARLPATRALAGELGVSRTTVLLAFEHLAAEGYLAGRHGSGSYVQAAPAPRRTTLARGANQPAPRLSAYGAALAAAQRRPLFSGYSSERPALPYDFRYGAPSMVDFPLRAWQRCLGRRARRAAPRAYDYGHRQGSPALRAALAGYLRRARGIACEPDEMLIVNGSQQALDLAARVLLDRGDRAVVEEPGFEGARNALRAAGAELVFAPVDGEGFDPAVLARGGRAARLAYATPSHQYPLGGVMPYGRRVALLDWAARADAWVIEDDYDSEFRFAGRPLEALKALDEQRRVLYVATCSKVMFPALRIGYAVLPPALVEPFTRAKAIADGGSPVLEQDALADFIAGGDFERHLRRSRSRLGARRAVLLAALERELGDAVEVAGANAGMHLVVWLRDVPATRIGALARAAAEVGVGIYSVSPFYATPPARAGLLLGYAALDERDIRLGVERLARLIAHRRWGDGSPA from the coding sequence ATGCACTCCCTCTGGCTGCGCCTGGACGGCGAGGGTCCGCGCTTCCGGCAGCTCTATCGGGCGCTGCGGGCGGCGATCGTGGACGGCACGCTGGCGCCGGGCGCCAGGCTGCCGGCGACGCGCGCCCTGGCGGGCGAGCTCGGCGTGTCGCGGACGACGGTGTTGCTGGCCTTCGAGCACCTGGCGGCCGAGGGCTACCTCGCCGGCCGGCACGGCTCCGGGAGCTACGTACAGGCCGCGCCGGCGCCGCGCCGGACGACGCTGGCGCGCGGCGCGAACCAGCCGGCGCCGCGGCTGTCGGCGTACGGCGCGGCGCTCGCGGCGGCGCAACGGCGGCCGCTGTTCAGCGGCTACAGCAGCGAACGGCCGGCGCTGCCCTACGACTTCCGCTACGGCGCCCCGTCGATGGTCGATTTCCCGCTGCGCGCCTGGCAGCGCTGTCTCGGCCGCCGCGCCCGCCGCGCCGCGCCGCGCGCCTACGACTACGGCCATCGGCAGGGCTCGCCGGCGCTGCGCGCCGCCCTCGCCGGCTACCTGCGGCGGGCGCGCGGCATCGCCTGCGAACCGGACGAGATGCTGATCGTCAACGGCTCCCAACAGGCGCTCGACCTCGCCGCCCGCGTGCTGCTCGACCGCGGCGACCGCGCCGTGGTCGAGGAGCCGGGCTTCGAAGGCGCGCGCAACGCCCTGCGCGCCGCCGGCGCCGAGTTGGTGTTCGCGCCGGTCGACGGCGAGGGGTTCGACCCCGCCGTGTTGGCGCGCGGTGGACGCGCCGCGCGTCTCGCCTATGCCACCCCGTCGCACCAGTATCCGCTCGGCGGCGTGATGCCGTACGGCCGGCGCGTCGCCCTGCTCGACTGGGCGGCGCGGGCCGACGCGTGGGTCATCGAGGACGACTACGACAGCGAGTTCCGCTTCGCCGGCCGGCCGCTCGAGGCGCTGAAGGCGCTCGACGAGCAGCGCCGCGTGCTCTACGTCGCCACCTGCTCGAAGGTGATGTTCCCGGCGCTGCGCATCGGCTACGCGGTGCTGCCGCCGGCGCTGGTCGAACCGTTCACCCGCGCCAAGGCGATCGCCGACGGCGGCTCGCCGGTCCTCGAGCAGGACGCGCTCGCCGACTTCATCGCCGGCGGCGACTTCGAGCGCCACCTGCGCCGTTCGCGGTCGCGCCTCGGCGCCCGGCGCGCCGTCCTGCTGGCGGCGCTCGAGCGCGAGCTGGGCGACGCCGTCGAAGTGGCCGGCGCCAATGCCGGCATGCATCTCGTCGTCTGGCTGCGCGACGTGCCGGCGACCCGGATCGGGGCCCTCGCCCGCGCCGCGGCCGAGGTCGGCGTCGGCATCTACTCCGTGTCCCCCTTCTACGCCACGCCGCCGGCGCGCGCCGGCCTGCTGCTCGGCTACGCGGCGCTGGACGAACGCGACATCCGCCTCGGCGTCGAGCGCCTGGCGCGCCTCATCGCCCATCGCCGGTGGGGCGACGGATCGCCCGCTTGA
- a CDS encoding sulfatase — protein MSARRRDVLLLVVDSLRAASLGGHGPGRPTTPFLDRLGEQALWFRRAYASECWTLPSHLSMFTGRLPSEHGAHFQTMAYRNPSPTIAERLAAVGYRTALVTRNFVFDGAIPGVTRGFQIRERPIASSSRADLAAMFLALAKPRVRRHIQRTGFFHPRHAAGRDFVRAFARTLMPADDLALARVLDLITAQRRAGQRVFICCNLYDVHAPYAPQPHSLLRPWRSPAAVWENLSVPFHLAALGQHAYLREGAQVRPRTGVVLRGRYHRAIELMDRKLAAFFAAAGRLLDDTVVILTSDHGEAFGEHGLYLHDASVYDTHLHVPLWIRHPDRGAASIDDIVSTRDLFGVLLASAGERRWSDTLLDAGHRAAHPFAVAEHFHYPRLAGMAERYRQNLLAVITADDKLVVRGEGPLRFDRSRDRDEQHPQPISFDECTARIGRAAGSAAATDAVLADVRAWCGRFASRSIALQPAA, from the coding sequence GTGAGCGCGCGCCGGCGCGATGTCCTCCTGCTGGTGGTCGACTCGCTGCGCGCCGCGTCGCTCGGCGGCCATGGGCCTGGGCGTCCCACCACCCCGTTCCTCGATCGGCTCGGCGAGCAGGCGCTGTGGTTCCGGCGCGCCTACGCGAGCGAGTGCTGGACGCTGCCGAGCCACCTCAGCATGTTCACCGGACGGCTCCCCTCGGAGCACGGCGCGCATTTCCAAACCATGGCGTACAGGAATCCGTCGCCGACCATAGCCGAACGCCTGGCTGCGGTCGGCTATCGGACGGCCCTGGTGACGCGGAACTTCGTCTTCGATGGCGCGATCCCCGGCGTGACGCGCGGATTTCAGATCCGCGAGCGCCCCATCGCGAGCTCCTCCCGCGCCGATCTGGCCGCGATGTTCCTCGCCCTCGCCAAGCCGCGGGTGCGCCGGCACATTCAGCGCACCGGCTTCTTCCATCCCCGGCACGCCGCCGGCCGCGATTTCGTGCGCGCCTTCGCGCGCACCCTCATGCCGGCCGACGACCTCGCGCTGGCGCGCGTGCTCGACCTGATCACCGCCCAGCGGCGCGCCGGGCAGCGCGTCTTCATCTGCTGCAATCTGTACGACGTGCACGCGCCGTACGCCCCCCAGCCGCACTCGCTGTTGCGGCCGTGGCGCTCGCCGGCCGCCGTGTGGGAGAACCTGTCGGTTCCGTTCCATCTCGCGGCTCTCGGCCAGCACGCGTACCTGCGCGAGGGGGCGCAGGTGAGGCCGCGCACGGGCGTGGTCCTGCGCGGTCGCTATCACCGCGCCATCGAGCTGATGGATCGCAAGCTCGCGGCGTTCTTCGCGGCCGCCGGCCGGCTGCTCGATGACACGGTCGTGATCCTGACCAGCGACCACGGCGAAGCCTTCGGCGAGCACGGGCTCTACCTGCACGATGCGTCGGTGTACGACACCCATCTGCACGTGCCGCTCTGGATCCGGCACCCCGATCGCGGCGCGGCGTCGATCGACGACATCGTCAGCACCCGCGACCTCTTCGGCGTGCTGCTGGCGAGCGCCGGCGAACGGCGATGGAGCGACACGCTGCTGGACGCGGGCCATCGAGCGGCGCACCCGTTCGCGGTGGCCGAGCACTTTCACTACCCGCGGCTGGCCGGGATGGCGGAGCGGTATCGGCAGAACCTGCTGGCGGTGATCACGGCGGACGACAAGCTCGTGGTCCGTGGGGAGGGACCGCTGCGTTTCGACCGCAGCCGCGATCGCGACGAGCAGCATCCGCAGCCCATTTCCTTCGACGAATGCACGGCGCGGATTGGTCGCGCCGCCGGATCGGCGGCGGCGACCGACGCGGTGCTGGCCGACGTGCGCGCGTGGTGCGGCCGGTTCGCCTCGCGCAGCATCGCGCTGCAGCCGGCGGCGTAG
- a CDS encoding prolipoprotein diacylglyceryl transferase has protein sequence MHPMLAGVRAYPIFLVAGTLVGTTVAILCARRARLAMRPFLAALFVLTIAAPLGAKLYGLIERPGILAPIGTEVFAGYRFPGAVIAVAITLWALGRWGRISAGALADVIAPSFGFSMAIARIGCLLAGCCAGHPSTLPWAIAFPARSQLWWAQVRADLVPRTATATLPVHPLQVYFALLALGLGCLALWLQRHKRYDGQVFLLYMAAYGTGQFLLEFLRFTPLPHVQYMALVVALGAAALLVARGAVPARRGALA, from the coding sequence ATGCACCCCATGCTCGCGGGCGTGCGGGCGTACCCGATCTTTCTCGTCGCCGGCACGCTGGTCGGGACCACGGTCGCGATCCTGTGCGCTCGCCGGGCGCGGCTCGCGATGCGCCCGTTCCTCGCCGCGCTGTTCGTCCTGACCATCGCGGCGCCGCTCGGCGCCAAGCTGTACGGCCTGATCGAGCGGCCGGGCATCCTGGCGCCGATCGGGACCGAAGTGTTCGCCGGTTACCGTTTTCCCGGCGCGGTGATCGCGGTCGCCATCACCCTCTGGGCGCTCGGCCGCTGGGGACGCATCTCGGCCGGCGCACTGGCCGACGTCATCGCGCCGTCCTTCGGTTTCTCGATGGCGATCGCCCGCATCGGCTGCCTGCTCGCCGGCTGCTGCGCTGGCCATCCCTCGACGCTGCCGTGGGCGATCGCGTTCCCGGCCCGTTCGCAGCTCTGGTGGGCGCAGGTGCGCGCCGACCTGGTGCCGCGCACGGCTACGGCCACGCTGCCCGTGCACCCGCTGCAGGTGTACTTCGCGTTGCTCGCCCTCGGGCTCGGCTGTCTGGCGCTGTGGCTGCAGCGGCACAAGCGGTACGACGGGCAGGTGTTCCTCCTCTACATGGCGGCGTACGGGACCGGGCAGTTCCTGCTGGAGTTTCTGCGCTTCACGCCGCTGCCCCACGTCCAGTACATGGCGCTGGTCGTGGCGCTCGGCGCCGCGGCGCTGCTGGTCGCGCGCGGCGCCGTCCCGGCACGGCGCGGAGCGCTGGCGTGA
- a CDS encoding transposase has translation MIYRTTAADVEGARGVQPQVEAALQGGVEQLRGGGDRLFTFLRYPVAQWKALRTTNALERINEEFRRRTKTQASLPSEDAVLLLLFGLIRSGQITLRRMVGWQEMPAVTQRSNAA, from the coding sequence ATGATCTACCGCACGACGGCAGCCGACGTGGAAGGCGCGCGTGGCGTTCAGCCGCAAGTGGAAGCTGCGCTGCAAGGCGGCGTGGAGCAGCTTCGAGGAGGCGGGGATCGCCTCTTCACCTTCCTGCGCTATCCCGTGGCGCAGTGGAAGGCGCTGCGCACCACCAACGCGCTGGAGCGCATCAACGAGGAGTTCCGCCGCCGCACCAAGACCCAGGCGAGCCTGCCGAGCGAGGATGCCGTCCTGCTGCTGCTCTTCGGCCTGATCCGCAGCGGGCAGATCACCTTGCGGCGCATGGTCGGCTGGCAGGAGATGCCGGCGGTTACCCAACGGAGCAACGCGGCCTGA